The genomic region GAATCTGTATCATTTCCGGTGAAGATTCAGGGGATTTTCATGGTGCTAATCTTGCCCTTGCCATCAGGGAGATACTTCCAGGAGTTCAGCTTGATGGAGTTGGCGGTTCACGCATGGCTGCCGCCGGGATTTCCCGGATTTTTCCATCCTCACGTTTGTCGGTGGTTGGAATCACCGAAGTGCTAGGCCGCATTCCAGACATTGTCAAAGGCTGGAAGAAAATAAAAACCTACCTTCAGCAGCAGCGGGCTGACCTGGTTGTGCTGGTTG from Pseudomonadota bacterium harbors:
- a CDS encoding lipid-A-disaccharide synthase translates to MSMNSAEDSRDVVHKAVRICIISGEDSGDFHGANLALAIREILPGVQLDGVGGSRMAAAGISRIFPSSRLSVVGITEVLGRIPDIVKGWKKIKTYLQQQRADLVVLVDFPDFNLHLVAPQVKKLGIPLVYYISPQLWAWRQGR